TTGGACTTCTTGAAGATAATAAAACTGTATCTTCATTTTTTTTAATTGAATTTAAAAATAAAATCTATTCTTTTGCTGATTGTGCAATTATTCCAGAACCTAATTCTCAGCAGTTAGCAGATATTGCCATAGTAACTGCAAAAAACTTTGAGAAGTTATTAAACATTAAATCAAAAACAGCATTATTATCTTTTAGCACAAAAGGAAGTGCTGAACATTCAAATGTTTCAAAAATTACTGAGGCAATAAAGTTAATTAAACAAACAAATTTAGATTTATTAATTGATGGTGAGTTACAATTAGATGCAGCTATTGTACCTGATATTGCTTTAATAAAAGATCCAAATGGCAAGTTAAAAGGTGAAGCTAATGTACTTGTTTTTCCTAATCTTGATGCAGGAAATATTGCATATAAAATGGCTCAAAGAATGGCTGGAGCAAAAGCTATTGGTCCTATTGTTCAAGGTTTAAATAAACCATATTTTGATTTATCAAGAGGTTGTTCAGTTGAAGATATAATTGATTTAAGTTCAATTTCTATTTTGTTATCGTAATCAAATTCTTAATTCTTTAAACATTTTAACATTGAAATTTGTTGTTATTTTTACACAATGATAATTAGAAATCCAGAAGAAGATTATTTTCATAATATCGGGAACTCAGGGGGTTACGAATGGTCTTATTTTGATGGACTATCAAATGACGGATTATGGGGGTTTACTGCAATATGGTTTAAAGGTTGCCCTATGTCTCCCCACTATACAAAAGAAATTGATTACTCTTTTCTAAATGGATCTCATATTAATCCAGAGGACTTTTCAGCATTTTCATTTTCATTATACTATAAAGGTGTAAGGAAATTTTGGTGTTTAAATGAAGCGAACTCTTCTCATAGTACCTTTACAAATGATTCTCCAAATGTTTCTTTCAACGAAAATATTTTAACTTGTAAAGTTATTAAACTAGGTAAAGAATTTGAGATTGAAATTCATTCTTCTTCTGCAACTGGAACAAAAAGAGTAGCAGGAAGAATAAGTTTATCATTCCCTGATTTAGATTTAAAAACAATAGCTAATACCTCAAATAATTTAGATGATAATCACAATTGGGTTCCTGCAAATTTGGTTGGTTCTTTTAATTTAAATTTACATTTATACACATCCTTTGGATTAAAATTTAATGACGAGACAATTGATTTTTCAGGTAGGTCATATCATGATAGAAATTATGGTTTAACACCTTTACATAAGTTAGATGTTGACTGGTTTTGGGGTAGATATATTGGTGATGAATACTCCTTAGTATACTTTAAAATATTGAGTAAAGAAAAAAAAGAGATTGAATTCTCTCAATTGTTATTATTTAAAAATCATGAACTTCTATATCAAAGTAAAAATTTTGATTTTATTATGAGTCATTCTAAAAAAAGCTGGACACTTAAATATCCATCTCGAATATTAATTTCAAATGATGATATTAAAGTTGAAGTAAATGAATCATATAAACCTGAATCAGGTCCATTCTATCATAGATTTGTTTCTGATTTCAAAATTTACTTTAAGAATAATTTAGTTTCAGGTAAAGGAATAACTGAATTTCTAAAACCAAAAAGGTTAGGTATAAAGTCTTTTCGTCCTTTTATAAAATTTCGAGTTAGAAGAACCTAATTAATTAATCTTCTATACCTTGTAAATTATTTACTCTTGCAATATCAATTTTCTTAAAAATAATAATAAAGCTATTGTCTAAATTAATTAATTATAGAAATAAAGTTACTAAAGTTGTTGTTGGTGTTATGTCTGGAACTTCATTAGATGCAATTGATGTTGCATTTGTTGAAATTAGTAATTACTCAATTAATACAAAACATAAGCTAATTGCTTTTAAATCTATACCAATTGAATCATCATTAAAAGATAGGTTACATGCAGCTTGCGAAGGAAATCTTACAATGAGAGAGTGCTTTGAATTGGATATTGATTTAGGAATGATTTATGTAGATTCAATTTTGGATTGTGCTAAAACAAACAATTTATCAATAGATATGATTGATGCAATTGGATTACATGGTCAAACTGTTTTTCATAATCCTAATAGAAAACCAATTGGCCTTACAATACAGATTGGATCAGGTAGTGTGGTTGCTCAGAACCTTGCAACAATTGTTGTGAATGATTTTAGAACTAATGATGTTGCCGCAGGAGGACATGGTGCACCTTTAGTTCCTTATTGTGATTATTTGTTGTTACATGATAAAAATGTAAATAAAGTATCACTAAATATTGGTGGAATTTCAAATATAACTTGGTTA
Above is a window of Chlorobiota bacterium DNA encoding:
- the pta gene encoding phosphate acetyltransferase, with the protein product MITILNEFKNKAKLFNKKIALPDSLDIRTLKAANVLLNENIATPILFGNKNEIQNLAEDNFININGINIVDKSVEELNKNLINEFYEFRKHKGISIEQAKEIMNNPLYIAGMYLRNGLCDSCVAGSISTTAEVIKAGIQTIGLLEDNKTVSSFFLIEFKNKIYSFADCAIIPEPNSQQLADIAIVTAKNFEKLLNIKSKTALLSFSTKGSAEHSNVSKITEAIKLIKQTNLDLLIDGELQLDAAIVPDIALIKDPNGKLKGEANVLVFPNLDAGNIAYKMAQRMAGAKAIGPIVQGLNKPYFDLSRGCSVEDIIDLSSISILLS